One window of the Candidatus Wolbachia massiliensis genome contains the following:
- a CDS encoding ankyrin repeat domain-containing protein: MIRLKSYGANLNVRGENSDTPLHWAARCGHLDIIKYLVDDKKADFNVKDNDGSTPLCWAACRGHLDIVKYLIDDKKADFNVKNSYGITLLHLATFSGCLEIVQYLIDEKKADFNVRDNKGSTPLHWAAQCDCLDIVKYLIDDKKADFNVRDSYGDTLLHDAACQDHLGIVKYLLDKKKVDFNVKNYEGSTPLHLAAQCDCLDIVKYLVDDKKVDLNAKDRNGDTPLHDAACYGHLETVKYLLDKKKVDFNVKNYEDSTPLHLAARCGRLDIVKYLVDDKKVDFNVKSNKGSTPLHLAARCGHLDIVKYLVDDKKADFNVKDSYGITLLHLATFSGCLDIVQYLIDEKKVDFNVKDDYGSTPLHWAACRGHLDIVKYLIDDKKADFNVRDSDGDTLLHEAAYHGYLDNS; the protein is encoded by the coding sequence TTGATAAGGTTAAAGAGCTATGGGGCTAATCTTAATGTCAGGGGTGAAAATAGTGATACTCCTTTACATTGGGCTGCTCGGTGTGGTCATTTAGATATAATTAAATACCTTGTAGATGACAAAAAGGCTGATTTTAATGTTAAGGATAATGATGGCAGTACTCCTTTATGTTGGGCTGCTTGTCGTGGTCATTTAGATATAGTTAAATACCTTATAGATGACAAAAAGGCTGATTTTAATGTCAAGAACAGTTATGGAATTACTCTCTTACATCTGGCTACTTTTAGTGGGTGCTTAGAAATAGTTCAATATCTTATAGATGAAAAAAAGGCTGATTTTAATGTCAGGGACAACAAAGGCAGTACCCCTTTACATTGGGCTGCTCAGTGTGATTGTTTAGATATAGTTAAATACCTTATAGATGACAAAAAGGCTGATTTTAATGTCAGGGACAGTTATGGTGATACTCTTTTACACGATGCTGCCTGTCAAGATCATCTAGGAATAGTTAAATACCTTCTCGATAAGAAAAAGGTTGATTTTAATGTTAAGAACTATGAAGGTAGCACTCCTTTACATTTGGCTGCTCAGTGTGATTGTTTAGATATAGTTAAATATCTTGTAGATGACAAAAAGGTCGATTTAAATGCTAAAGACAGAAATGGTGATACCCCCTTACACGATGCTGCTTGTTATGGTCATCTAGAGACGGTTAAATATCTTCTCGATAAGAAAAAGGTTGATTTTAATGTTAAGAACTATGAAGACAGCACTCCTTTACATTTGGCTGCCCGGTGTGGTCGTTTAGATATAGTTAAATATCTTGTAGATGACAAAAAGGTTGATTTTAATGTCAAGAGCAACAAAGGCAGTACTCCTTTACATTTGGCTGCCCGGTGTGGTCATTTAGATATAGTTAAATACCTTGTAGACGACAAAAAGGCTGATTTTAATGTCAAGGACAGTTATGGAATTACTCTCTTACACCTGGCTACTTTTAGTGGGTGCTTAGATATAGTTCAATATCTTATAGACGAAAAAAAGGTTGATTTTAATGTTAAGGATGATTACGGAAGCACTCCTTTACATTGGGCTGCTTGTCGTGGTCATTTAGATATAGTTAAATACCTTATAGATGACAAAAAGGCCGATTTTAATGTCAGGGATAGTGATGGTGATACTCTTTTACACGAGGCTGCCTATCATGGTTATCTAGACAATAGTTAA
- a CDS encoding transposase family protein produces MSLNYHKVNKHPRNFRDITGLKIEEFEKIVKKVRPEWEKLEKQKKRHGRTAKLPTLEDKMLCVILYYRTYITHRFLGCLFNLHNANICRLLKKIEPLLAKKITIKKDRTLTPERILKVLADVTEQQIQQPKESKKRKRSYSGKKKMTTMKTEIVIEESGQILSVSRSYRGKIHDFRIRKQEKLLPTDSIKHADSGYQGWQKLQSNVVIPYKKYRKKLLTEEQKEHNRELASFRMRVENKIRELKIFKILSYVYRNFQKKYNMRFNIIAGLVNLRHGF; encoded by the coding sequence ATGAGTCTAAATTACCATAAAGTAAATAAACACCCAAGAAATTTTCGAGATATAACGGGATTGAAAATAGAAGAATTCGAAAAAATTGTTAAAAAAGTAAGGCCAGAGTGGGAAAAGCTTGAAAAACAGAAAAAGCGCCACGGAAGAACTGCTAAATTACCAACGCTGGAAGATAAAATGCTGTGCGTAATTTTGTATTATCGGACCTACATAACCCACAGATTTTTGGGCTGCCTTTTCAATTTACATAATGCAAATATTTGCCGACTTTTGAAGAAAATAGAGCCGCTACTGGCCAAAAAAATTACCATAAAAAAGGACAGAACCCTAACTCCAGAGAGGATTTTGAAGGTACTGGCAGATGTTACAGAACAGCAGATACAGCAGCCAAAAGAAAGCAAAAAACGTAAGAGATCTTACTCAGGAAAGAAAAAAATGACGACTATGAAAACAGAAATTGTGATCGAAGAAAGTGGGCAAATTCTATCGGTTTCAAGATCTTACCGTGGGAAAATTCACGATTTTCGGATAAGAAAACAGGAGAAATTGCTGCCTACGGACAGTATAAAGCATGCTGATTCTGGCTATCAGGGATGGCAAAAGTTGCAAAGTAATGTTGTGATACCATACAAAAAATACCGAAAAAAGCTACTAACTGAGGAGCAAAAGGAGCACAACCGAGAGTTGGCATCATTTAGAATGAGGGTCGAAAATAAGATACGAGAATTGAAAATATTCAAGATTTTGTCGTACGTTTACCGCAACTTTCAGAAAAAATATAACATGAGATTTAACATAATAGCTGGTCTCGTGAATTTGAGGCATGGGTTTTAG
- a CDS encoding transposase: protein MPAAYSYDLRKKVIQALDEGESKTAVAKRFKIGRVTLYKWEKRRKETGDFQSKKLGNRGYNHKITDWNAFAEFVKKHGDKTQSEVAKLWGNISRQTIHRALKKIGFTRKKRLDLLQNSVKDGKVRKRGMRSEGK, encoded by the coding sequence GTGCCAGCAGCATATAGCTATGACTTAAGGAAAAAAGTCATCCAGGCGTTGGATGAAGGAGAGAGTAAAACAGCAGTAGCAAAGAGATTCAAAATTGGTAGAGTAACATTGTATAAATGGGAGAAAAGGCGCAAAGAAACAGGAGATTTTCAATCGAAGAAACTGGGGAATAGGGGCTATAATCATAAAATTACCGACTGGAATGCGTTTGCAGAATTTGTGAAAAAACATGGCGATAAAACACAGTCAGAGGTGGCTAAACTATGGGGCAATATAAGTCGTCAAACAATTCATAGAGCTCTGAAAAAAATTGGATTTACACGCAAAAAAAGACTAGACTTGCTGCAAAATAGTGTAAAAGATGGTAAAGTAAGAAAAAGAGGGATGAGAAGTGAGGGAAAATGA
- the cydB gene encoding cytochrome d ubiquinol oxidase subunit II, which translates to MFDFSSLINLPLIWGLLIATAVLLYVVMDGFDLGVGILLPFAPSDKCRDHMINSIAPFWDGNETWLVLGGAGLFAVFPLAYSILMPAFYIPIIIMLLGLIMRGIFFEFYFKAEGKSRLLWGYAFHYGSLGAAFCQGVILGAFIHGVEVNGRNFSGGQFDWVSAFSVMTGIAVIFGYALLGSTWLIMKTENITQGWARKVASYTLGFVGIFMALVSVVTPFLNEGIKGFWFSVPNFYYLLFVPLLTSWLFFMLWFDLQNAKREYRPFFLSIAIFFMGYLGLGISIYPWIIPFHYTIFDAAASGPSLSLMLVVTIPLLPLILTYTGYSYYVFRGKSRDEHTY; encoded by the coding sequence ATGTTTGATTTTTCTTCATTAATTAATTTACCACTAATCTGGGGATTGCTAATTGCCACAGCTGTTTTACTTTATGTTGTAATGGATGGGTTTGATTTAGGTGTTGGTATTTTACTTCCCTTTGCACCGTCAGATAAATGTCGTGATCATATGATAAACTCGATCGCACCATTTTGGGATGGAAACGAAACATGGTTGGTACTGGGTGGCGCTGGGCTATTTGCTGTCTTTCCTCTTGCATATTCGATATTGATGCCTGCTTTTTATATTCCTATAATTATCATGCTACTTGGCCTTATCATGCGTGGAATATTCTTTGAATTTTATTTTAAAGCAGAAGGCAAATCTAGACTACTATGGGGTTATGCCTTTCATTATGGGTCACTTGGTGCTGCATTTTGCCAAGGCGTGATTTTAGGTGCATTTATACATGGTGTAGAAGTAAACGGACGCAACTTTTCTGGCGGTCAATTTGATTGGGTAAGTGCTTTTAGTGTAATGACAGGCATTGCTGTGATATTTGGGTATGCACTTTTAGGTTCTACATGGCTCATAATGAAGACAGAAAATATAACACAAGGATGGGCACGCAAAGTTGCTTCCTATACTCTTGGTTTTGTGGGCATTTTTATGGCACTAGTGAGTGTAGTGACACCATTTTTAAATGAAGGTATTAAAGGCTTTTGGTTTAGTGTGCCAAATTTTTATTATTTACTTTTTGTTCCACTACTAACGTCTTGGTTGTTTTTCATGCTGTGGTTTGATCTTCAAAATGCTAAACGGGAGTACCGTCCATTTTTTCTTAGTATTGCTATTTTTTTTATGGGATATTTAGGTTTGGGAATTAGTATATACCCGTGGATTATACCCTTTCACTATACTATTTTTGATGCGGCTGCTTCTGGACCAAGTTTATCTTTGATGTTGGTTGTTACGATACCACTTTTACCACTTATTTTAACTTACACTGGTTATTCCTATTATGTCTTTCGTGGGAAATCAAGAGATGAGCACACATATTAA
- a CDS encoding ankyrin repeat domain-containing protein yields MVKYLLDKKKVDFNVKNNEGSTPLHLAALNDHLETAKYLIDKKILTSKY; encoded by the coding sequence ATAGTTAAATACCTTCTCGATAAGAAAAAGGTTGATTTTAATGTTAAGAACAATGAAGGCAGTACTCCTTTACATTTAGCCGCTTTGAATGATCACCTAGAAACAGCTAAGTATCTTATCGATAAAAAAATATTGACTTCAAAATATTAA
- the cysS gene encoding cysteine--tRNA ligase — translation MVRLYNTSTKKKEVFTPINKDHVKMYVCGPTVYDTAHIGNARSVVIYDVLFQLLKFCYGKVTYVRNITDIDDKIINAASEKNSNIESISTYYTKAFHEDMRSINCVDPTHEPKATENIDCIIELIKYLLKSGHAYESNKHVYFSIESYPEYGALSGKKIDELDHGSRVEVGQNKKHPGDFVLWKPANDTDYKLSSYWNSPWGEGRPGWHIECSAMSCAYLGKDFDIHGGGMDLQFPHHENEIAQSRSAFVGSIFAKYWVHNGFLTINEEKMSKSLFNIVKVRDLLESGVKGEVIRYALLKTHYRKPLNWTENVISESQDTLNKFYRLLRGVDATNIEKSDAEVSKDFIEALKNDLNIPEALSILHEMVTKINKTSNENKKLKLTESFVKSARFIGLLESSYQEWFTASISHQEIKRLIDLRRAAKQNKDYDTADRIRDQLKQMGISISDNEDGTTTW, via the coding sequence ATGGTTAGGCTTTACAACACCTCAACAAAAAAAAAAGAAGTTTTTACACCGATTAATAAGGATCATGTAAAAATGTATGTCTGCGGACCAACGGTATATGATACAGCACATATAGGCAATGCACGTTCCGTTGTTATTTACGATGTGTTATTCCAACTGCTTAAATTTTGTTATGGCAAGGTTACTTATGTACGTAATATCACCGACATTGACGACAAGATAATCAATGCAGCAAGTGAAAAAAACAGCAATATAGAAAGTATTAGCACATATTACACTAAGGCTTTTCACGAAGACATGAGAAGCATAAATTGCGTGGATCCAACACACGAGCCGAAAGCAACAGAAAATATAGATTGCATCATCGAATTAATTAAATATTTGCTGAAATCTGGTCATGCTTACGAATCCAATAAACATGTATATTTTAGCATAGAATCTTACCCTGAATACGGTGCTTTATCAGGAAAAAAAATTGATGAATTAGATCATGGCAGCAGAGTTGAAGTTGGTCAAAATAAGAAGCATCCAGGAGATTTTGTATTATGGAAACCTGCAAATGACACTGATTATAAGCTTTCAAGTTACTGGAATAGCCCATGGGGAGAAGGTAGACCAGGATGGCATATAGAATGTTCAGCAATGTCATGTGCTTATCTTGGTAAAGATTTTGACATCCACGGTGGTGGTATGGACTTACAATTTCCTCATCACGAAAATGAAATTGCACAGAGTAGATCTGCATTCGTTGGATCAATCTTTGCAAAATATTGGGTACATAACGGTTTTCTCACGATAAATGAGGAGAAAATGAGTAAGTCCTTATTTAATATAGTCAAGGTAAGAGATCTACTGGAGAGTGGAGTAAAGGGCGAAGTAATACGTTATGCACTGTTAAAAACTCATTATCGAAAACCACTCAATTGGACAGAGAATGTTATTTCTGAGTCGCAAGACACTTTAAATAAATTTTATCGGTTATTACGTGGTGTAGATGCAACAAACATTGAGAAAAGTGATGCGGAAGTCTCTAAAGATTTTATAGAAGCTTTAAAAAATGACTTAAATATTCCTGAAGCTTTATCCATATTGCATGAAATGGTCACAAAAATTAATAAAACGAGTAATGAAAACAAGAAGCTCAAATTAACTGAAAGTTTTGTCAAGAGCGCAAGATTCATTGGTCTTCTTGAGTCAAGTTATCAAGAGTGGTTCACTGCCAGTATAAGTCATCAAGAAATAAAAAGACTGATAGATTTAAGAAGAGCAGCAAAACAAAATAAAGATTATGATACTGCAGATAGAATCAGAGACCAGTTAAAACAAATGGGAATCTCAATTTCTGACAACGAAGATGGTACAACAACTTGGTAA
- a CDS encoding twin-arginine translocase TatA/TatE family subunit, protein MSLGPWQLFLVLIIILVLFGAGRLPQVMGDLGKGIKNLKQELKDSEKLSSNEPDR, encoded by the coding sequence ATGAGTTTAGGACCATGGCAATTGTTTCTAGTCTTAATAATAATCTTAGTTCTGTTTGGTGCAGGTAGGTTACCACAAGTTATGGGTGATCTAGGAAAAGGCATTAAAAACCTTAAACAAGAGCTCAAGGACTCAGAGAAACTATCATCTAACGAGCCAGATCGTTAG
- a CDS encoding N-acetylmuramoyl-L-alanine amidase: MKFIVNKYLSVLFVSALLLFVVIPASLISEQQSYSNSIEDDFQDLKRNLPSLKNLLFLDPSPSSNYDDRNGKKVLMVIVHHTESSTLKSTKDALNSRGISVQFIVDRDGSITLMVPLEKRAWHAGISYAKVQIGNTVKELQRLNDYSIGIEIVNTGLEPFPEEQMKSVKDLILYLMKRFRIRKDMIFSHAEVGAVVYNSAIEGYVMRKPDPHKLFDWELLEKNGVGLHIGDRISPKDAEQKMNEVLYKVGDKSEDILKLKKRLNNFFYKILPWNDKEGNVIFPDNNADYSDEFDENFAWVINQFSTRHLPKEIRKILPLKLEWEDILPEFLSECGDCVFNKFASLSDRIKLSLQPPFLNEADYKCLLSSLAQYKNNISSDTFVTLMYKVRLYHGSYLRYNLRSSLYMPFKLNVFTKLDVLKNEISSLESISSEKVLEVSSLINKFRPEILSDFQNFEKQWFQEFKDTWKQKFVPNMEKQMSWTVLHETILEHLERAKGEVLGKQETNFKGSFS; the protein is encoded by the coding sequence ATGAAATTTATAGTAAACAAATATTTATCAGTTCTATTTGTCTCTGCACTGTTGCTGTTTGTTGTAATTCCAGCATCTCTCATATCTGAACAGCAGTCTTATTCAAATAGTATTGAAGATGATTTTCAAGATTTAAAAAGGAATCTGCCATCCTTAAAAAATCTTCTATTTTTAGATCCTTCACCAAGTTCAAATTATGATGATAGAAATGGCAAAAAAGTGTTGATGGTGATAGTGCATCATACCGAATCATCAACATTGAAAAGCACAAAGGATGCGTTGAATTCGAGAGGAATATCAGTGCAATTTATTGTTGATAGAGATGGCAGCATTACTCTGATGGTTCCATTAGAAAAAAGAGCATGGCATGCTGGTATCAGTTATGCAAAAGTTCAAATAGGTAATACAGTTAAAGAGCTGCAGAGACTTAATGATTATTCTATAGGCATAGAAATTGTGAACACAGGGCTTGAGCCTTTTCCGGAGGAGCAAATGAAATCTGTTAAGGACCTGATTTTGTACCTTATGAAGCGTTTTAGGATTAGAAAAGATATGATATTTAGTCACGCTGAAGTAGGTGCTGTAGTATATAACTCAGCTATTGAGGGTTACGTGATGCGTAAGCCTGATCCACATAAGTTGTTTGACTGGGAGTTGTTAGAGAAAAATGGTGTAGGGTTGCATATAGGTGATAGGATTAGTCCTAAAGACGCAGAACAAAAAATGAATGAGGTTTTATATAAAGTAGGCGATAAAAGTGAAGATATTTTGAAGTTGAAAAAAAGATTAAACAATTTTTTTTATAAAATATTACCTTGGAACGACAAAGAAGGTAACGTAATTTTTCCCGACAATAACGCTGATTACTCAGATGAGTTTGATGAGAATTTTGCATGGGTCATTAATCAATTTTCAACGCGTCATTTGCCAAAAGAAATTAGGAAAATATTACCCCTAAAGTTGGAATGGGAAGATATTCTACCTGAATTTTTAAGCGAATGTGGCGATTGTGTTTTCAATAAATTTGCATCCTTAAGTGATAGAATCAAATTGAGTTTACAACCACCATTTTTGAATGAAGCAGATTACAAATGCTTATTATCGTCTCTTGCACAATATAAAAATAACATTTCTTCTGATACATTTGTTACGTTAATGTATAAGGTCAGGCTGTATCATGGCTCTTATCTAAGATATAATCTAAGGTCTTCACTTTATATGCCATTTAAGCTTAATGTATTTACAAAATTAGACGTCTTAAAGAATGAAATATCGTCTTTGGAATCTATAAGTTCTGAAAAAGTTCTGGAAGTTTCAAGTTTAATTAATAAATTTAGACCAGAAATTTTGTCTGATTTTCAAAATTTTGAAAAGCAGTGGTTTCAAGAATTTAAGGACACTTGGAAACAGAAATTTGTACCCAATATGGAAAAGCAAATGTCTTGGACTGTACTACATGAAACCATATTGGAGCATTTAGAAAGGGCAAAGGGAGAAGTTTTGGGAAAGCAAGAAACAAACTTTAAAGGTTCATTTAGTTAG
- a CDS encoding IS630 family transposase (programmed frameshift), translated as MPAAYSYDLRKKAIQALDEGESKTAVAKRFKIGRVTLYKWEKRRKETGDFQSKKLGNRGYNHKITDWNAFAEFVKKHGDKTQSEVAKLWGNISRQTIHRALKKIGFTRKKKTYGYKERNEEKRAEFLKVISAKSPEKLVYIDESGIDNTEDYPYGYCRKGERFHALKSGKKTQRVSMIAALNKGKIVAPMTFEGYCDTEIFNGWFEQFLAPILQPGQTVILDNATFHKSKKIVEFAKSVGAEIMYLPPYSPDFNDIEHYWFAIKNRVRRNIPLFKSFRHAVDSAFLHLFPLL; from the exons GTGCCAGCAGCATATAGCTATGACTTAAGGAAAAAAGCCATCCAGGCGTTGGATGAAGGAGAGAGTAAAACAGCAGTAGCAAAGAGATTCAAAATTGGTAGAGTAACATTGTATAAATGGGAGAAAAGGCGCAAAGAAACAGGAGATTTTCAATCGAAGAAACTGGGGAATAGGGGCTATAATCATAAAATTACCGACTGGAATGCGTTTGCAGAATTTGTGAAAAAACATGGCGATAAAACACAGTCAGAGGTGGCTAAACTATGGGGCAATATAAGTCGTCAAACAATTCATAGAGCTCTGAAAAAAATTGGATTTACACGCA AAAAAAAGACTTATGGGTACAAAGAAAGGAACGAAGAAAAACGAGCTGAATTTTTAAAAGTTATATCTGCAAAATCTCCTGAAAAGCTGGTATATATTGATGAATCTGGTATAGACAATACAGAGGACTACCCATACGGGTATTGCAGAAAGGGAGAGAGGTTTCATGCATTAAAATCAGGTAAAAAAACGCAGCGAGTTAGCATGATTGCAGCTTTAAACAAGGGAAAAATCGTTGCACCTATGACCTTTGAAGGCTATTGTGATACAGAGATTTTTAATGGCTGGTTCGAGCAATTTCTGGCACCAATTTTACAGCCTGGACAAACGGTGATTTTGGACAATGCAACTTTTCATAAGTCTAAAAAGATTGTCGAATTTGCCAAAAGTGTTGGTGCAGAAATTATGTATCTCCCTCCCTATTCTCCTGATTTTAATGATATTGAACACTATTGGTTTGCTATCAAAAACAGAGTCAGAAGGAACATACCTCTGTTTAAATCTTTTCGCCATGCTGTCGATTCTGCTTTTCTTCATTTGTTTCCACTATTATGA
- a CDS encoding adenylosuccinate synthase yields MNNIIIVGLQWGDEGKGKIVDYLSEDADVVVRFQGGNNAGHTIVVDNEVYKLNLLPSAVLRTGKISIIGNGVALDSHALISEIESLKVKGMDINPSNLMVSESCPLILSVHKGKEKLFEDLNGNHKIGTTNKGIGPCYEDKVGRRAVRLCDLENAEELNKRVDALLNYHNAIRKGLNSRVVGKEEILKEIQEISKRILPYKKPVWKILNSLMKEGKRIIFEGAQGTFLDIDHGTYPFVTSSNTVASQAITGSGLFSNTCVIGVAKAYTTRVGNGPFPTEQKNEVGDSLFTIGKELGTVSNRRRRCGWFDAVLVRQAVQLSGVSSIVLTKLDILDSFDTIKICTGYKHSEKIYDYLPASHSIQEELEPIYEELPGWKEDTQGKRSAEELPTNLIKYIRRVEELIGIPIHLISTSPKREDIIKLKGF; encoded by the coding sequence ATGAATAACATTATAATTGTTGGTCTACAGTGGGGCGATGAAGGAAAAGGTAAAATAGTAGATTATCTTTCTGAGGATGCAGATGTAGTCGTGAGATTTCAGGGAGGAAATAACGCAGGACATACTATAGTGGTAGATAATGAGGTGTATAAGTTAAATTTACTGCCTTCTGCTGTTTTGAGAACGGGCAAAATATCGATCATAGGAAATGGCGTTGCTCTTGATTCACATGCTCTCATCTCAGAAATAGAGTCACTGAAGGTTAAAGGGATGGATATTAACCCGAGCAATCTGATGGTATCAGAAAGCTGTCCGTTAATACTTAGCGTACATAAGGGCAAAGAAAAGCTGTTTGAAGATTTAAACGGAAATCATAAAATTGGCACAACAAACAAAGGAATAGGGCCATGTTATGAAGATAAGGTTGGAAGAAGGGCTGTACGCCTGTGTGACTTAGAGAATGCAGAGGAGCTCAATAAAAGAGTGGATGCTCTTCTTAACTACCATAATGCTATTAGGAAAGGTCTAAACTCTCGAGTGGTAGGAAAAGAAGAAATATTAAAGGAAATTCAAGAGATCTCAAAAAGAATTCTTCCATATAAAAAACCAGTGTGGAAAATATTAAATAGCCTTATGAAAGAAGGTAAGAGGATAATATTTGAAGGCGCCCAAGGCACATTTTTAGATATTGACCATGGAACATATCCTTTTGTTACTTCAAGTAATACCGTAGCGTCGCAAGCAATAACAGGCTCAGGATTATTCTCCAATACTTGTGTTATTGGTGTAGCAAAAGCTTACACAACGAGAGTAGGTAACGGTCCGTTTCCTACTGAGCAAAAGAATGAAGTGGGAGATAGCTTATTTACTATAGGCAAGGAGCTTGGAACGGTAAGTAACAGAAGAAGGCGCTGCGGGTGGTTTGATGCGGTTTTAGTACGCCAGGCCGTACAGCTTTCTGGAGTTTCAAGTATTGTATTAACTAAACTAGATATCCTTGATTCTTTTGACACGATTAAGATATGTACTGGTTATAAGCATAGCGAAAAAATATATGATTACTTGCCTGCATCACATTCTATACAAGAGGAGTTAGAGCCCATATATGAAGAGCTCCCTGGCTGGAAAGAAGACACTCAAGGTAAGAGGTCAGCTGAGGAGTTGCCTACTAACTTGATAAAATACATAAGAAGAGTGGAAGAATTGATAGGCATACCAATTCATCTAATTTCAACTAGTCCAAAAAGAGAGGATATTATTAAGCTTAAGGGTTTCTGA
- a CDS encoding exopolysaccharide biosynthesis protein → MQKSEKLTENKKLASDILKEVADTNNANSDKVTLFDIKAALQERGFGILIIIFSLPLSVPIPVPPGYTTILAIPLILFSLQLLFGFDSPWMPHWLEKKSFQRSTLALVVEKTSPALKKIEKLMKPRMSFIFYGPGEKILAFIMLLCALSIALPLPLTNFVPAIGTTLISLGIMSKDGLLSILGVLVSLCGLLLTIVVIVKGPQLIVGAFSFLKSFVYG, encoded by the coding sequence GTGCAAAAAAGTGAGAAACTGACTGAAAATAAAAAATTGGCTTCTGATATTCTAAAAGAAGTTGCAGACACCAATAACGCTAATAGTGATAAAGTTACATTATTTGATATTAAAGCAGCTTTACAAGAGCGCGGTTTTGGTATTTTAATAATCATTTTCTCCTTGCCACTATCGGTACCTATACCAGTCCCACCTGGTTACACAACTATACTTGCTATACCTCTCATTTTATTTTCACTGCAGCTTCTGTTTGGGTTCGATTCTCCTTGGATGCCTCACTGGTTAGAAAAAAAATCTTTTCAACGTTCAACACTAGCTCTTGTAGTAGAGAAAACTTCCCCTGCATTAAAAAAAATAGAAAAGCTCATGAAACCAAGAATGTCGTTTATTTTCTATGGACCAGGTGAAAAGATTTTAGCTTTTATAATGCTGCTTTGTGCATTATCGATAGCTCTTCCGCTACCTCTAACTAACTTTGTCCCTGCAATTGGTACAACCCTAATTTCGCTTGGTATTATGAGCAAAGATGGGCTTCTCTCTATACTGGGAGTCTTAGTATCACTATGTGGGTTATTACTTACTATTGTTGTAATAGTCAAAGGACCACAACTTATAGTCGGAGCATTTTCTTTTCTAAAAAGCTTCGTATATGGTTAG
- a CDS encoding ABC transporter ATP-binding protein: protein MLINNISYFYNNQDDFALSNINIKVKRGNVACLLGHSGCGKSTILKLIAGIENPKSGTIFINDRLVASNNTSIAIEHRNIGLIFQHSALFPHKTVVENITFAIRSSSRKEKHLIALEILRLLNIEKYENMYPHALSGGQQQLVAIARVMAQNPDVVLLDEPFSNLDILLKCQIRRHILSLFRSKNIPVLMVTHDPQEALKVADFIYVMKNGRIIQSGVSSDIYHRPKDDTLAKFFSELSSTLQLGEEFPLDGTFAARK, encoded by the coding sequence ATGCTAATTAACAACATCAGTTATTTTTATAATAATCAAGACGATTTTGCTCTAAGCAACATAAACATCAAGGTCAAAAGAGGAAATGTTGCATGTTTATTGGGACATTCTGGCTGTGGTAAGTCAACAATTTTGAAATTAATTGCAGGAATAGAAAATCCAAAATCTGGAACTATTTTTATAAATGATAGGTTAGTTGCAAGTAATAACACATCAATTGCCATAGAACATAGAAATATCGGTTTGATTTTCCAGCATTCTGCACTATTTCCTCACAAAACAGTGGTGGAAAATATAACTTTTGCCATTCGTAGTTCTTCCAGGAAAGAAAAGCACCTCATCGCATTGGAAATTTTGAGGTTACTTAATATAGAAAAATATGAAAATATGTATCCCCATGCTTTATCCGGAGGGCAGCAACAACTAGTTGCAATAGCAAGAGTAATGGCACAAAATCCTGACGTTGTGTTGCTAGATGAGCCATTTTCCAACTTAGATATACTGTTAAAGTGCCAAATAAGACGGCATATATTATCTCTTTTTAGAAGTAAAAATATTCCTGTGTTAATGGTAACCCACGACCCACAAGAAGCACTGAAAGTCGCAGATTTTATCTACGTAATGAAAAACGGTAGAATCATTCAATCAGGAGTTTCTAGTGACATATACCATAGGCCTAAAGATGACACATTAGCAAAGTTCTTTAGTGAGCTTTCTTCTACTCTACAGTTAGGTGAGGAGTTTCCACTCGACGGCACATTTGCTGCAAGAAAATAA